Sequence from the Deltaproteobacteria bacterium genome:
TCAAGATGGTCGGCGAGAGCCCCGACCCCGGCGGCGAGGAGGGCGAGGGCGAGGAGGTGCTCGCACCGGGCGAGGAGCATCGCGCCTTCAACCGCAAGCCGGTCTGGCAGCGGCTCCTGATCCTGTTCGCAGGCCCGGCGATGAACCTGCTCCTCCCGGTGCTGATCTTCGCGACGGTGCTGCTGATCGGCATGCCCCGTCCGGCGGCGGTCGTCGGGACGGTGGAGGCCGCCTCGCCCGCCGAGCGCGCGGGCATCCAGGTGGGCGACCGCGTGCTCGCGATCGCGGGCGAGCCGGTGCGCTGGTGGGACGGCGTCGAGGAGGCGGTCCGTACCCGCGCCGGCGAGACCGTGGCGGTCGAGCTCGAGCGCGGCGGCGAGACGATCGAGCTGGCGCTGCCGATCGAGGCGCGCTCGGGGCTCGACGAGTACGGCAGCTCGGCGCAGGTGGGCTTCGCCGGGCTCGGCCACCTGCGGATGGCCCCCGTGCTCGGGATCCCGGGCGCCGATGCGCCCGCCACGCGCGCCGGGCTGCGCAGCGGCGACCGCGTCGAGAGCGTGGACGGCGAGCCCGTGGAGGACTGGAGCCAGCTCGCCTCCCGCTATGCGCAGGCGCGGAGCGAGGCGCGGCTCGAGGTCGAGCGGGCGGGTCCGCCCGACGCCGAGCCGGAGCGGATCGAGCTGCGCGTGCCCGCGCTCGGGAGCCTCGACGCGCTCGGCGTGGTGCCGGCGACCGTGCTGGTAGCGCAGATCTCGCCGGACTCTCCCGCCGAGCGCGCCGGGCTCCAGCCTGGAGACCTGATCGTCGCGGTGGACGGGCGCCCGGTCGGGAGCTTCGCGTCGTTCTCGGAGCTGGTGCGCGCGAGCAACGGCCGCCCGCTCGAGATCGTCACCGCGCGCGCCGGCGAGCGCCGCGAGCTGCGCATCGCGCCCGAGCGCAAGGAGGCCGACACGGGCCTCGGCATTCCCGAGGAGCGCTGGCTGATCGGGATCACCGCCCAGGCGGCCGCGGTACAGGGCACGATGGGCGTGGACCGCGTGACGAACCCGCTCGGCGCGATCGCACGCGCCGCCGGCATGACCGCGGACCTGACGCGGACCTTCCTGGGCGGCTTCTCGCGCATCGTGACGGGCGAGGTCTCGCGCAAGCAGCTCGCGGGCCCGATCGGGATCGCCGAGATCGCGCACAGCGCCTTCGAGCGCGGGTGGCAGGCGTACCTCTCGACCCTGGTCCTGATCAGCATCAACCTCGCCATCCTGAACCTGCTCCCGATCCCCATGCTCGACGGCGGCCAGGCGCTGCTGATCGCGGTCGAAGGGGTCAAGCGCTCGCCGCTCTCCCTGCGCACGCGCGAGCTCGTGCAGCAGGTCGGGATCACCTTCCTGGTGATGCTGATGGCGCTGGCGTTCTGGAACGACCTCTCCCGCCACTGGCGGACCTTCGTCGACTGGGTGCGCCAGAGCGCTGGGCTCTGAGCGCGTTGCGCGACGCTCCCCCCTGGCTGCTCGCGATCGAGTCGGCGAGCGAGCGCGCGAGCGTGGCGCTCCTGCGCGACGGTGAGGTCGTGGGCGCGGATCCGGCGCCGCCGGGTCGGCCCGCCTCCGAGACCCTCTTGCCGGCGGTGCTGGCGCTGCTCGAGTCGCACGGGCTCGCGCCCGGCGCGCTCGGGGGGATCGCGGTCTCGATCGGGCCCGGCTCGTTCACGGGCCTGCGCGTCGGTGCCGCCACGGCGAAGGGGCTCGCCTTCGGCAGGAACGCGGGCCTGGCGGCCGTTCCGACCCTCGCCGCGCTCGCCGCGAAGGGGGTGGCGCTGGCGGGGCCGGCCGCGCCGCCCGAGGTCGTGGCCGTCCTCGACGCCCGGCGCGGCGAGCTCTACGCCGCGGCCCAGCGCGGCGGCGATCCGCTCGCGAGGCCGCTCTGGGGCCCGCTCGTGATCGGGATCGAGGCGCTCGCGGCGCGGCTCGCCGCTGCGCCGGGACCGCTCCTCGTGGTGGGCGAAGGCGCGGACGCGGTGGCCGCCGCGCTCGGGACCGACCGGGTGCGCTGCCTGCCGCTCGCGCCCGACGCCGCGTGGGTAGGCCGGCTCGGCGTGCGGCTGCTCGCCGCCGGCGAGGGGCTGGCCGCCGCCGACCTCACGCCTGCCTACGTACGGCGTGCCGAGGCGGAGGTGCGCCGCCTCGGCCTCTCGGCGGAGCCCTGGGACGTGCTTTGACACCGCCGGGGACCTCTCGTAACTTGGCGCCGATTCTCATGGAGCCGCGAGACCTCGCGCTGATCGAGCGTCTCCTGCCCGCACATCCCGAGCTGCGGGGCCTCTGGGAGGAGCACCTGCGCCTCGATCGGGAGCTCGAGGAGCTCCACGACCGCCGCTTCCTGACTTCCGAGGAAGAGGCCCGCCGGCAGGAGCTGCGCAAGACCAAGCTCGCCGGGCGCGACCGCATCGAGGCGATCCTGCGCGATCATCGGGCGAGCCCCTGAGCAGCCGTCCCGAGCGGAACGAGGGCCGACCCGGGGCACGGCGGACCTCGCCCGGACCCAGCGAATCCCCAACCCCAACGGAGACCCGACCCGGCCATGGACCTGCGCATCTTCTACGACAAGGACGCCGACCTCGACCGGCTGGCCGGCAAGACCGTGGCCGTGATCGGATACGGGAGCCAGGGCCACGCCCACGCACTGAACCTGCGGGACTCCGGGGTGAACGTCGTCGTCGGCCTGCGCAAGGACTCGGGCTCGCGGCGCAAGGCCGAGGCCAACGGCCTGCGCGTCGTCGAGCCCGCCGAGGCCGCGCGCCTCGCCGACGTGGTGATGCTCGTGGTCCCCGACGAGACGGCCGCGCAGATCTACCGCGAGGAGATCGAGCCCGGGCTCGTGCCGGGCAACCACCTGGCCGTCGCGCACGGCTTCAACATCCACTTCCGCCAGATCGTGGCGCCCGAGGGCGTGTCGGTCTGGATGGTGGCGCCGAAGGGCCCGGGCCACACCGTGCGCGGCCACTACGCAGA
This genomic interval carries:
- the rseP gene encoding RIP metalloprotease RseP; its protein translation is MTALSFVFAFVLMLGVLIFVHELGHFLVAKLFDVKVLRFSLGFGPPIGIGPWKLAFRRGETEYLAAWFPLGGFVKMVGESPDPGGEEGEGEEVLAPGEEHRAFNRKPVWQRLLILFAGPAMNLLLPVLIFATVLLIGMPRPAAVVGTVEAASPAERAGIQVGDRVLAIAGEPVRWWDGVEEAVRTRAGETVAVELERGGETIELALPIEARSGLDEYGSSAQVGFAGLGHLRMAPVLGIPGADAPATRAGLRSGDRVESVDGEPVEDWSQLASRYAQARSEARLEVERAGPPDAEPERIELRVPALGSLDALGVVPATVLVAQISPDSPAERAGLQPGDLIVAVDGRPVGSFASFSELVRASNGRPLEIVTARAGERRELRIAPERKEADTGLGIPEERWLIGITAQAAAVQGTMGVDRVTNPLGAIARAAGMTADLTRTFLGGFSRIVTGEVSRKQLAGPIGIAEIAHSAFERGWQAYLSTLVLISINLAILNLLPIPMLDGGQALLIAVEGVKRSPLSLRTRELVQQVGITFLVMLMALAFWNDLSRHWRTFVDWVRQSAGL
- the tsaB gene encoding tRNA (adenosine(37)-N6)-threonylcarbamoyltransferase complex dimerization subunit type 1 TsaB translates to MRDAPPWLLAIESASERASVALLRDGEVVGADPAPPGRPASETLLPAVLALLESHGLAPGALGGIAVSIGPGSFTGLRVGAATAKGLAFGRNAGLAAVPTLAALAAKGVALAGPAAPPEVVAVLDARRGELYAAAQRGGDPLARPLWGPLVIGIEALAARLAAAPGPLLVVGEGADAVAAALGTDRVRCLPLAPDAAWVGRLGVRLLAAGEGLAAADLTPAYVRRAEAEVRRLGLSAEPWDVL
- a CDS encoding DUF465 domain-containing protein, whose translation is MEPRDLALIERLLPAHPELRGLWEEHLRLDRELEELHDRRFLTSEEEARRQELRKTKLAGRDRIEAILRDHRASP